In Haloplanus rubicundus, one DNA window encodes the following:
- a CDS encoding MFS transporter, which produces MTADRRSLSGRIGHFDAIVLTSALWFLTKFVRFAFPPLFEQLASVYDISAAVLGTAFSGLLLVYAAMQFPSGLLADRFSSVAVIGAGASLAAVGAFALAVDSPLVVLVGAMLTIGAGTGPVKTVGIRVLSRTYPERTGRALGVFDTIGTFGGAAAPATVVLFTSLPGVVGASWRTTFLVAGIVGVVVTVAFVARVPRRLPDAETNETDAGTAVPIREYGALFREWRFSVFVLVTTLFSFSYNATLAFLPLYFTREVGLDSTTASLLFSALFAVSVVQLLTGEISDRTGTLPLVALTVGLATTGLGSILLLTDVAGPLVLGGAVVCLGLGAHGYRPVRGAYLMSVIPTSVAGGSLGAVRTIQMVAGAASPALVGVLSETAGLRPAFGILTAALLVATGLSLLLWLFDSS; this is translated from the coding sequence ATGACGGCGGACCGTCGGTCGCTATCCGGGCGGATCGGCCACTTCGACGCGATCGTCCTCACCTCCGCCCTGTGGTTTCTGACCAAGTTCGTTCGCTTCGCGTTCCCGCCACTGTTCGAACAGCTCGCGAGCGTGTACGACATCTCGGCGGCGGTCCTGGGGACGGCGTTCAGCGGCCTCCTCCTGGTCTACGCGGCCATGCAGTTCCCGTCGGGCCTGCTCGCGGATCGGTTCAGTTCCGTGGCCGTCATCGGGGCGGGAGCGTCGCTCGCGGCCGTCGGCGCCTTCGCGCTGGCCGTCGACAGTCCGCTGGTCGTCCTCGTCGGTGCCATGCTGACTATCGGCGCCGGCACCGGTCCGGTCAAGACCGTCGGCATCCGGGTGCTCTCGCGAACGTATCCGGAGCGGACCGGCCGCGCGCTCGGCGTGTTCGACACCATCGGGACGTTCGGCGGTGCGGCGGCGCCCGCCACGGTGGTCCTGTTCACGAGCCTGCCCGGAGTGGTGGGTGCCAGTTGGCGGACGACGTTCCTCGTCGCCGGCATCGTCGGCGTCGTCGTCACCGTCGCCTTCGTCGCCCGGGTTCCCCGGCGGCTTCCGGACGCCGAGACGAACGAGACGGACGCCGGAACGGCCGTCCCGATCCGCGAGTACGGGGCGCTGTTCCGGGAGTGGCGATTCTCCGTGTTCGTCCTCGTTACGACCCTCTTTTCCTTTTCGTACAACGCCACGCTCGCCTTCCTTCCGCTGTACTTCACGCGGGAGGTCGGACTCGACTCGACCACGGCGAGTCTGCTGTTCAGTGCGCTGTTCGCGGTGAGCGTCGTCCAGTTACTCACCGGCGAGATCAGCGACCGGACGGGGACACTCCCGCTCGTCGCACTCACGGTCGGGCTGGCGACGACGGGACTGGGGTCGATACTCCTCCTGACCGACGTCGCCGGCCCCCTCGTGTTGGGCGGGGCCGTCGTCTGTCTCGGGCTCGGCGCGCACGGCTACCGCCCGGTTCGCGGCGCGTACCTGATGTCGGTCATCCCCACGTCCGTCGCCGGTGGGAGCCTCGGCGCGGTACGGACGATACAGATGGTCGCCGGGGCGGCCTCCCCCGCCCTCGTCGGCGTGCTCTCCGAGACGGCCGGGCTGCGGCCGGCGTTCGGGATCCTCACGGCGGCGTTGCTCGTCGCGACCGGTCTCTCCCTGCTCCTCTGGCTGTTCGATTCGTCCTGA
- a CDS encoding isocitrate lyase/PEP mutase family protein, translating into MYGRQRLAEMIAEPEITVVPGVYDGISARLVEQQGFETGFLSGAGVSNSRLAQPDVGFLTLPDVADQSREIADAVDIPIWVDADTGYGNAVNVHRTVRKLANAGAAAVMIEDQEWPKRCGHMAGKSVVPFDEAVTKIEAAADARDEHAPNMLLKARTDATEPDGLDEAIRRLNAFADAGADVVFADALRSADDIRRVAADVDAPLSVNMGFGVRSRPTTPLIPAARLEEMGVAVVIYPRLITAAATAGMKRGLEELATAVETREEYEAPDAVVDWDTYTDLIGKPAVDDLEGRFRADSG; encoded by the coding sequence ATGTACGGGCGTCAGCGGTTGGCAGAGATGATCGCCGAACCGGAAATCACGGTCGTTCCGGGGGTTTACGACGGTATCAGTGCGCGACTCGTCGAGCAACAGGGCTTCGAGACGGGGTTCCTCTCCGGCGCCGGCGTCTCCAACAGCCGCCTCGCACAGCCGGACGTCGGCTTCCTCACGTTGCCGGACGTCGCCGACCAGTCGCGGGAGATCGCGGACGCGGTCGATATCCCGATCTGGGTCGACGCCGACACCGGCTACGGAAACGCGGTGAACGTCCATCGCACGGTCCGAAAGCTGGCGAACGCGGGCGCAGCGGCCGTCATGATCGAGGATCAGGAGTGGCCGAAGCGGTGTGGCCACATGGCGGGGAAGTCAGTCGTTCCGTTCGACGAGGCCGTCACGAAGATCGAAGCGGCGGCGGACGCACGCGACGAACACGCGCCGAACATGCTCCTGAAAGCGCGGACCGACGCGACCGAGCCGGACGGACTCGACGAGGCGATCAGGCGGTTGAACGCGTTCGCCGACGCCGGCGCCGACGTCGTCTTCGCGGACGCGCTCCGCTCGGCGGATGACATCCGTCGCGTCGCGGCCGACGTCGACGCCCCGCTGTCGGTCAACATGGGGTTCGGGGTTCGAAGCCGCCCGACGACGCCGCTGATCCCGGCCGCGCGTCTCGAGGAGATGGGGGTCGCGGTCGTCATCTATCCGCGGCTCATCACCGCTGCGGCGACCGCAGGAATGAAACGTGGGCTCGAGGAACTCGCGACGGCCGTCGAGACGCGCGAGGAGTACGAGGCACCGGACGCCGTCGTCGACTGGGACACCTACACGGACCTGATCGGGAAACCGGCCGTCGACGACCTCGAAGGGCGGTTCCGGGCGGACTCCGGCTGA
- a CDS encoding PrpF domain-containing protein yields MVDQSVQGSVRGTLLRGGTSRGLYVTPDRLPPAGERRDEILVELFGTPDPLQIDGIGGGNSHTSKVMIVDESDRPDADIEYTFGQVGIENATVDWSGNCGNLTSGVGVFALLSGLASAESPETELCLYNTNTDTYVDQVVPITDGEPAVHGEYHVDGIPGTGARIDSYFRDPGGSVTGQLLPTGERRETVTVDGEDYPVSIVDVANPNVFLRARDLGLDGTELPDELDDPDLLDRLELIRGAACERLGLVDDRRNAVDERPAIPQIALVSDPQSFGTVSGGRVDDDDIDITSRIVTTGTPHHSYATTGAMCLAAATRLDGTIPAEFVRGTDGPDVTIGHPKGTITIGVETATRAGETTVERVRVGRTARLLVDGRLFYRHVPG; encoded by the coding sequence ATGGTCGATCAATCGGTGCAGGGATCCGTTCGGGGCACCCTGCTCCGCGGCGGAACGAGCCGTGGGCTGTACGTGACACCCGACCGGTTGCCGCCGGCCGGCGAGCGGCGGGACGAGATTCTCGTCGAGCTGTTCGGAACGCCCGACCCGCTACAGATCGACGGCATCGGCGGCGGGAACTCCCACACGAGCAAGGTGATGATCGTCGACGAGTCCGACCGTCCGGACGCCGATATCGAGTACACGTTCGGCCAAGTCGGGATCGAGAACGCGACCGTCGACTGGTCGGGCAACTGCGGGAATCTGACGAGCGGCGTCGGCGTCTTCGCGCTGTTGTCGGGGCTCGCCAGCGCCGAGAGCCCGGAGACGGAGCTGTGCCTCTACAATACGAACACGGACACGTACGTCGATCAGGTCGTTCCGATCACCGACGGAGAACCGGCGGTCCACGGCGAGTACCACGTCGACGGAATTCCGGGGACGGGTGCGCGGATCGATTCGTACTTCCGGGACCCGGGTGGCTCCGTCACCGGCCAGCTACTGCCGACCGGCGAACGCCGCGAGACGGTCACGGTCGACGGCGAGGACTACCCCGTCTCCATCGTCGACGTCGCGAACCCCAACGTGTTCCTCAGGGCGCGCGATCTCGGGCTCGACGGCACGGAGCTTCCGGACGAGTTGGACGACCCGGACCTGCTGGACCGACTCGAACTGATACGGGGTGCAGCGTGCGAGCGACTCGGTCTCGTCGACGATAGACGCAATGCGGTCGACGAGCGACCGGCGATCCCACAGATCGCGCTGGTGTCCGACCCGCAGTCGTTCGGGACCGTCTCGGGCGGACGGGTGGACGACGACGACATCGACATCACGTCCCGTATCGTGACGACGGGGACGCCCCACCACTCCTACGCGACGACCGGCGCGATGTGCCTCGCCGCGGCGACCCGACTCGACGGGACGATCCCGGCCGAGTTCGTCCGCGGGACCGACGGACCGGACGTGACCATCGGCCACCCGAAGGGAACGATCACCATCGGCGTCGAGACGGCGACGCGCGCCGGCGAGACGACGGTCGAGCGTGTCCGCGTCGGTCGTACGGCCCGATTACTCGTCGACGGCAGACTGTTCTATCGCCACGTTCCCGGATGA
- a CDS encoding PQQ-binding-like beta-propeller repeat protein — translation MPRETFTRRGWLAVLAGGVTAGCGGRSDAGRDTTATTTPPPTTTRATPTETATRAAATAGDGEMAAVDESFEQGPGTCALAADPIPDGTWPMVHRDPAGTNASPTANGPTGFPLNERWTMSAVDAQVTFPVADENFVYLVAADPDSDPSVPTAAVLCHDPRRNGEIQWRYKIDAMPIGPPVAAAGLVYVPFGPRDDARVLAIDRTNGELRNTYDLPGRFVGELGTAGTSLVMPSEDAYRVVDARTGEHCWSFTPNQVRDSDRRDRKIRAAAVGDGVAYIGTGYPDGEPTTEIGHLYAVDPSVPGMRWHVPMSGPVGRIAVADGVVVATTGDGVAGFAPRSGEELWTATSDASVRPATLAVSDGVAVYGTRRTLHGLDVSSGEERWSLPFGVRGDVIFVGDVLYAVGRSDPTSQRILLAAVDAASGQLRWQQEIYDPIVDVMAANGYLYSITTDGRLFAFTSI, via the coding sequence ATGCCGCGTGAAACGTTCACACGCAGGGGTTGGCTCGCGGTACTCGCCGGGGGAGTGACCGCGGGCTGTGGCGGGCGATCCGACGCGGGGCGAGACACGACGGCGACGACCACGCCGCCCCCGACGACCACGCGGGCGACGCCGACGGAGACGGCGACTCGTGCAGCGGCGACCGCCGGCGACGGGGAGATGGCCGCAGTCGACGAATCGTTCGAGCAGGGGCCGGGAACCTGTGCGCTGGCGGCGGACCCGATCCCCGACGGGACGTGGCCGATGGTCCACCGCGATCCGGCGGGGACGAACGCCTCGCCGACGGCCAACGGCCCGACCGGCTTCCCCCTCAACGAACGCTGGACCATGTCCGCGGTCGACGCGCAGGTCACCTTCCCGGTCGCGGACGAGAACTTCGTCTATCTGGTGGCGGCGGACCCCGACTCCGATCCGAGCGTGCCGACGGCGGCCGTGCTGTGTCACGACCCGCGACGCAACGGCGAGATCCAGTGGCGATACAAGATCGACGCCATGCCCATCGGTCCGCCGGTGGCCGCCGCAGGGCTGGTGTACGTCCCCTTCGGCCCCCGCGACGACGCCCGCGTCCTCGCCATCGACCGCACGAACGGGGAGTTGCGGAACACCTACGACCTCCCCGGCCGGTTCGTGGGCGAACTGGGCACGGCGGGCACCAGCCTCGTGATGCCGAGCGAGGACGCCTACCGCGTCGTCGATGCCCGAACCGGCGAGCACTGCTGGTCGTTCACGCCGAATCAGGTGCGCGACTCCGACCGCCGCGACCGGAAGATCCGTGCCGCGGCCGTCGGCGACGGCGTCGCCTACATCGGCACGGGCTACCCCGACGGCGAGCCGACGACCGAAATCGGCCACCTGTACGCAGTCGATCCGTCGGTCCCGGGGATGCGGTGGCACGTTCCGATGAGCGGCCCAGTGGGCCGCATCGCCGTCGCCGACGGCGTCGTCGTCGCGACGACGGGCGACGGCGTCGCCGGCTTCGCCCCACGGAGCGGCGAGGAACTGTGGACCGCCACCAGCGACGCGTCGGTCCGGCCGGCGACGCTCGCCGTGTCGGACGGCGTCGCCGTCTACGGGACGCGGCGGACGCTCCACGGCCTCGACGTGTCGAGCGGCGAGGAGCGCTGGTCGCTCCCCTTCGGCGTCCGGGGCGACGTGATCTTCGTCGGCGACGTGCTCTACGCCGTGGGCCGGAGCGATCCGACGAGCCAGCGCATCCTGCTCGCTGCCGTCGACGCGGCGTCCGGGCAACTCCGGTGGCAACAGGAGATTTACGACCCCATCGTCGACGTGATGGCCGCCAACGGCTACCTCTACAGCATCACGACCGACGGTCGCCTGTTCGCGTTCACGAGCATCTAG
- a CDS encoding SDR family NAD(P)-dependent oxidoreductase yields the protein MTRTAVVAGVGPGLGAAVARRFAAEGCRVALLARSEPYLDSLAAELGDAEGEALGVPTDLTDAEAVESAFETVRETFGPTDVLVYNASGTPWKGLDIAVDEFDDALATGPRGALLCAKEAVADMLGSDGDGDDEAGTVVFTGATTSVRGKEGALGFSATKFAIRGMAQSLARELGPEGVHVAHVVLDGSIRPPDVVPGDPPTHLDPDAIAAQYWDLVTADLATMPFEVHLTNGPGGAVEFV from the coding sequence ATGACACGAACCGCCGTCGTCGCCGGGGTCGGCCCGGGCCTCGGTGCCGCCGTCGCCCGCCGATTCGCCGCCGAGGGCTGCCGGGTCGCGCTGCTCGCCCGTTCCGAACCGTACCTCGACTCGCTCGCCGCGGAACTGGGCGACGCCGAGGGGGAGGCGCTGGGCGTCCCGACCGATCTCACCGACGCCGAGGCGGTCGAATCGGCGTTCGAAACCGTCCGCGAGACGTTCGGGCCGACGGACGTCCTCGTCTACAACGCGAGCGGGACGCCGTGGAAGGGGTTGGACATCGCCGTCGACGAGTTCGACGACGCGCTGGCGACGGGGCCACGCGGCGCCCTGCTGTGTGCGAAGGAAGCGGTGGCGGACATGCTCGGCAGCGACGGTGACGGCGACGACGAGGCCGGCACCGTCGTCTTCACCGGCGCCACCACCTCGGTCCGGGGGAAGGAGGGGGCGCTCGGCTTCTCCGCCACCAAATTCGCGATCCGGGGGATGGCACAGTCGCTCGCGCGCGAACTCGGCCCCGAGGGCGTCCACGTCGCCCACGTCGTCCTCGACGGCTCGATCCGGCCGCCGGACGTGGTCCCCGGCGACCCGCCGACACACCTCGACCCCGACGCTATCGCAGCGCAGTACTGGGATCTGGTGACGGCCGACCTCGCCACGATGCCCTTCGAGGTTCACCTCACGAACGGGCCGGGCGGCGCCGTCGAGTTCGTCTAG
- the rpiA gene encoding ribose-5-phosphate isomerase RpiA, translating to MKTPGGSDAAKRRAGEHAAEVVTDGDVVGLGTGSTAAHAIRALGRAVDDGLDVRGVATSYASRDLAREVGIPVVGLDSVERIDVAIDGADQVDDGLALIKGGGAAHAREKVVDSAADRFVVVVDPSKETPELDRPVPVEILPDARATIRRALRDLGGTPTLRTAERKDGPVVTDNGNLVLDADFGTVAEPRALATDLATIPGVVEHGLFVGLADEVHVGREDGVTVRRADDR from the coding sequence ATGAAGACGCCCGGCGGATCGGACGCGGCGAAGCGTCGCGCGGGTGAACACGCCGCCGAAGTCGTGACCGACGGCGACGTGGTGGGGTTGGGGACTGGCAGCACCGCCGCCCACGCCATCCGCGCGCTGGGCCGGGCGGTCGACGACGGTCTCGACGTGCGCGGCGTCGCCACCTCCTACGCCTCGCGTGACCTCGCCCGCGAGGTGGGGATACCGGTGGTCGGGCTCGATTCGGTCGAACGGATCGACGTGGCCATCGACGGGGCGGATCAGGTCGACGACGGCCTGGCGCTGATCAAGGGCGGCGGCGCGGCCCACGCCCGGGAGAAGGTGGTCGATTCGGCGGCGGACCGGTTCGTCGTCGTCGTCGACCCCTCGAAGGAGACGCCGGAACTGGACCGCCCGGTCCCGGTAGAGATACTCCCGGACGCGCGAGCGACGATCCGGCGAGCGCTCCGCGACCTGGGCGGGACGCCGACGCTCCGAACGGCCGAGCGCAAGGACGGACCCGTCGTGACGGACAACGGCAACCTCGTCCTCGACGCCGACTTCGGCACCGTCGCCGAGCCGAGAGCGCTGGCGACGGATCTCGCGACGATTCCGGGCGTCGTCGAACACGGGTTGTTCGTCGGGCTAGCCGACGAGGTACACGTCGGACGCGAGGACGGCGTGACGGTACGGCGCGCCGACGACCGATAG
- a CDS encoding DUF1931 family protein: protein MADLIVKAAVKEALQDKNVASDFYDALDEEVEELLADAARRAEQNDRKTVQPRDL, encoded by the coding sequence ATGGCAGACCTTATCGTCAAAGCCGCTGTCAAGGAAGCGCTCCAGGACAAGAACGTCGCTTCGGACTTCTACGATGCCCTCGACGAGGAAGTCGAGGAACTGCTCGCCGACGCCGCCCGTCGCGCCGAGCAGAACGACCGAAAGACCGTCCAGCCGCGCGACCTGTAA
- the larB gene encoding nickel pincer cofactor biosynthesis protein LarB, whose translation MRDILDAVASGDLSPAEAEARLVGYATTDAGRFDAARERRRGIPEAVLAEGKTPAEVASMAETALETTGRALITRADDAHVAAVTDGLPADATVDHDERARTLVVHAPDFDPPTIDATVAVVTAGTSDAAAAGEAAALAHAVGATVERVDDVGVAHLGRIVDHLDTLRAADVAVVAAGREGALPTVVAGLVDTPVIGLPVSTGYGHGGEGESALASMLQSCTVLSTVNIDDGFTAGAQAGLIARAIAGARCG comes from the coding sequence ATGCGCGATATTCTCGACGCGGTGGCGAGCGGCGACCTCTCGCCGGCCGAGGCGGAAGCCCGACTCGTCGGGTACGCCACGACGGACGCGGGCCGGTTCGACGCCGCCCGCGAGCGTCGGCGAGGGATTCCGGAAGCGGTCCTCGCGGAGGGCAAGACACCGGCGGAGGTGGCGTCGATGGCCGAGACGGCACTGGAGACGACGGGGCGGGCGTTGATCACCCGGGCCGACGACGCCCACGTCGCCGCCGTCACCGACGGCCTGCCGGCCGACGCGACGGTCGACCACGACGAACGCGCCCGGACACTCGTCGTCCACGCGCCCGACTTCGACCCGCCGACCATCGACGCGACGGTGGCCGTCGTCACCGCGGGCACCTCCGACGCGGCGGCGGCGGGCGAGGCGGCGGCCCTCGCCCACGCCGTGGGGGCGACGGTCGAACGCGTCGACGACGTGGGCGTCGCCCACCTCGGCCGCATCGTCGACCACCTCGACACGCTCCGGGCGGCCGACGTGGCCGTCGTCGCCGCCGGGCGGGAGGGGGCGCTCCCGACGGTGGTCGCCGGCCTCGTCGACACGCCGGTGATCGGGTTGCCCGTCTCGACCGGCTACGGCCACGGCGGCGAGGGCGAGTCCGCACTCGCCAGCATGCTCCAGTCGTGTACGGTTCTCTCGACGGTCAACATCGACGACGGCTTCACCGCAGGCGCCCAGGCGGGACTGATCGCCCGGGCGATTGCGGGTGCGCGCTGCGGCTGA
- a CDS encoding DUF7563 family protein, translating into MARCDHCGSHVSERFARVFADASGRILACPSCSANAGIAEASRRRTPNA; encoded by the coding sequence ATGGCACGCTGCGATCACTGCGGGTCACACGTCTCGGAGCGCTTCGCACGGGTGTTCGCCGACGCCAGTGGGCGAATCCTCGCCTGTCCAAGCTGCTCGGCCAACGCCGGTATCGCGGAGGCATCGAGGCGTCGCACCCCAAACGCGTAA
- a CDS encoding GIY-YIG nuclease family protein, which translates to MHYVYVLECADGTYYTGYTTDVERRVAEHDAGEGAKYTRGRTPVELVHVEEYGTRSAAMSREHGIKSLSRQEKERLVDGATRD; encoded by the coding sequence GTGCACTACGTCTACGTCCTCGAGTGTGCGGACGGCACCTACTACACGGGCTACACGACGGACGTGGAGCGACGCGTGGCCGAACACGACGCCGGCGAGGGGGCGAAGTACACCCGCGGTCGGACGCCGGTCGAACTCGTCCACGTCGAGGAGTACGGCACACGGTCGGCGGCGATGAGCCGCGAACACGGCATCAAGTCGCTCTCGCGGCAGGAAAAAGAACGGCTGGTCGACGGCGCTACACGCGATTGA
- a CDS encoding zinc ribbon domain-containing protein, with amino-acid sequence MSLVDSLKRVFTADERIVYRCDACGATFRTDPDIDEPTCSKCDSAEVRQINRV; translated from the coding sequence ATGTCACTCGTAGACAGCCTGAAACGGGTGTTCACCGCCGACGAACGCATCGTCTATCGGTGCGACGCGTGTGGGGCGACGTTCCGCACCGACCCGGACATCGACGAGCCGACGTGTTCGAAGTGCGACTCGGCCGAGGTGCGCCAGATCAATCGCGTGTAG
- a CDS encoding phosphoglucomutase/phosphomannomutase family protein encodes MDAISFGTDGWRARLDIFTDERVRMVGQAVADHLADAGHDAPVAVGYDARATSEGFAESLADVLAANGFDALLPERDCPTPLVAWAVVDRDLSGALMVTASHNPPEYNGVKFIPSDGAPALPDVTDDIEARLAEPRADGPRGSVERVDFVTPHAEQVRELVAPGCEGLTVVYDAMHGSGRGVTDALLESAGATVIRRRCDRDTSFGGTPPEPSAEHLTGLVDAVAAHDADLGIANDGDADRLALVTPDRGFLDENLFFAAVYDELLDDDSGPAVRTVSTTFLIDRIAAAHDEDVIETAVGFKWVAEAMVDADALMGGEESGGFSIRGHVPEKDGVLMAALAADAAATESLDDRVDRLLDEHGDIVADKVSVDCPDDRKAGVIDALGDAIPDRVAGEAVEDVVTLDGFKLLLTDGSWLLVRPSGTEPKMRVYAEAGSRDRVDDLLDEGRALVAELV; translated from the coding sequence ATGGACGCCATCTCCTTCGGCACCGACGGGTGGCGCGCCCGTCTCGACATCTTCACCGACGAGCGGGTGCGGATGGTCGGACAGGCCGTCGCGGACCACCTCGCCGACGCGGGCCACGACGCCCCGGTCGCCGTCGGCTACGACGCGCGGGCCACCTCCGAGGGGTTCGCGGAGTCGCTCGCGGACGTGCTGGCGGCCAACGGCTTCGACGCCCTGCTCCCCGAACGGGACTGCCCGACGCCGCTGGTCGCGTGGGCCGTCGTCGACCGCGACCTCTCGGGGGCGCTGATGGTCACCGCCTCCCACAACCCGCCCGAGTACAACGGCGTGAAGTTCATCCCGTCGGACGGCGCGCCGGCGCTCCCCGACGTGACCGACGACATCGAGGCGCGACTCGCCGAGCCGCGCGCGGACGGTCCCCGCGGCTCCGTCGAGCGGGTCGATTTCGTGACTCCCCACGCCGAACAGGTCCGCGAGCTCGTCGCCCCCGGCTGCGAGGGCCTGACCGTCGTCTACGACGCCATGCACGGAAGCGGTCGGGGCGTCACCGACGCCCTCCTCGAATCCGCGGGGGCGACGGTGATCCGGCGGCGCTGCGACCGGGACACGTCCTTCGGGGGCACACCGCCCGAGCCGAGCGCCGAACATCTCACGGGCCTCGTCGACGCCGTGGCGGCCCACGACGCCGACCTCGGCATCGCGAACGACGGCGACGCCGACCGCCTCGCCCTCGTCACGCCGGACCGGGGCTTCCTCGACGAGAACCTGTTTTTCGCCGCCGTCTACGACGAACTGCTCGACGACGACTCGGGACCGGCGGTGCGCACCGTCTCGACCACCTTCCTGATCGATCGGATCGCCGCCGCCCACGACGAGGACGTGATCGAGACGGCGGTCGGGTTCAAGTGGGTCGCGGAGGCGATGGTCGACGCGGACGCCCTGATGGGCGGCGAGGAGTCCGGGGGCTTCTCGATCCGCGGGCACGTCCCCGAGAAGGACGGCGTGTTGATGGCGGCGCTCGCGGCCGACGCCGCCGCGACGGAGTCGCTCGACGACCGGGTCGACCGCCTGCTCGACGAACACGGCGACATCGTCGCCGACAAGGTGAGCGTGGACTGTCCGGACGACCGCAAGGCGGGCGTGATCGACGCCCTCGGCGACGCCATCCCCGACCGCGTGGCCGGCGAGGCGGTCGAGGACGTCGTCACGCTCGACGGCTTCAAACTCCTCCTGACCGATGGCTCGTGGCTCCTCGTCCGCCCCAGCGGCACCGAGCCGAAGATGCGGGTGTACGCCGAGGCCGGGAGCCGTGACCGGGTCGACGACCTGCTCGACGAGGGGCGGGCGCTGGTCGCCGAGTTGGTCTGA
- a CDS encoding DUF7546 family protein — translation MSEAYDPLARVRRLLLAETAAIRWWSLVLAAELALVTAYLAVTPTVTVVEPRYVVYPFLWINVGVWAMIRTKTPSVDRRQWAVATAVAVGYLLVLFVAAGTLQLGISEPLNGGAVASIHWNIPGLGPIVVYGTPRIRLSIIPFKVVGYVAMTYLVYARLLDATRAVLSGVLGLVSCVGCTFSILLPLLGATALFGSTLTGLAWDLSTAVFLLTVALLYWADEVGVAVSRRLP, via the coding sequence GTGAGCGAAGCCTACGACCCGCTCGCGCGGGTCCGTCGGCTCCTCCTCGCGGAGACGGCCGCCATCCGGTGGTGGAGTCTCGTCCTCGCCGCCGAACTCGCCCTCGTCACCGCGTACCTCGCCGTCACCCCGACTGTGACCGTTGTCGAACCTCGCTACGTCGTGTATCCGTTCCTCTGGATCAACGTCGGTGTGTGGGCGATGATTCGGACGAAGACGCCGAGTGTCGACCGTCGGCAGTGGGCCGTGGCAACCGCAGTAGCCGTCGGCTATCTGCTGGTCCTGTTCGTCGCGGCCGGCACCCTCCAACTCGGGATCAGCGAACCGCTCAACGGTGGTGCGGTTGCCTCGATTCACTGGAACATTCCCGGGTTGGGTCCAATCGTCGTCTACGGCACTCCGCGGATCCGCCTCTCGATCATTCCGTTCAAAGTGGTGGGCTACGTCGCCATGACCTACCTCGTCTACGCCCGCCTGCTCGACGCGACGCGGGCGGTGCTCTCGGGCGTCCTCGGTCTCGTCTCCTGTGTCGGCTGTACGTTCTCCATCCTCCTCCCCCTGCTCGGCGCCACCGCGCTGTTCGGGTCGACGCTAACCGGCCTCGCCTGGGACCTCTCGACTGCCGTCTTCCTGCTCACCGTCGCCCTCCTCTACTGGGCGGACGAGGTGGGCGTCGCCGTCTCGCGGCGGCTTCCCTAA
- the samp2 gene encoding ubiquitin-like small modifier protein SAMP2 gives MPTVRAEVVGEGVEEVDLASDATYGDVLAALGFSSHEATVLVDDAPVPEDRPVDADRVRVLRLVKGGAPDRRSIRIRAADAADHLDVMRILDGAMLAVDAATVRERIDDDEVLVAIVDGRPVGALVRDGDRVTAVATRRRHRDRGVGSALIAAALETRSCLVAAFDPDVRPFYESLGFDIEAVGDGDGRLRGTLGKPPRDGDAHLVRPVEEGDGEQEDGSREVPGEAG, from the coding sequence ATGCCCACGGTCCGCGCCGAGGTGGTCGGCGAGGGTGTCGAGGAGGTCGACCTCGCGTCCGACGCCACCTACGGCGACGTGCTCGCCGCCCTCGGATTCAGCTCCCACGAGGCGACGGTCCTCGTCGACGACGCGCCCGTCCCCGAGGACCGTCCGGTCGACGCGGATCGGGTGCGCGTCCTCCGCCTGGTGAAAGGGGGCGCACCGGATCGACGGTCGATCCGGATTCGCGCTGCCGACGCGGCCGATCACCTCGACGTAATGCGAATTCTGGACGGCGCGATGCTCGCCGTCGACGCGGCGACGGTGCGCGAGCGAATCGACGACGACGAGGTGCTGGTGGCGATAGTGGACGGCCGCCCCGTCGGCGCCCTCGTCCGCGACGGCGACCGGGTGACCGCCGTGGCGACCCGGCGCCGCCACCGCGACCGGGGGGTCGGGAGCGCGCTGATCGCCGCGGCCCTGGAGACGCGCAGCTGCCTCGTCGCCGCGTTCGACCCCGACGTGCGTCCGTTCTACGAGTCGCTGGGGTTCGACATCGAGGCGGTCGGGGACGGCGACGGTCGGCTCCGCGGGACGTTAGGGAAGCCGCCGCGAGACGGCGACGCCCACCTCGTCCGCCCAGTAGAGGAGGGCGACGGTGAGCAGGAAGACGGCAGTCGAGAGGTCCCAGGCGAGGCCGGTTAG